A stretch of Enterobacter cloacae complex sp. ECNIH7 DNA encodes these proteins:
- a CDS encoding polymorphic toxin type 44 domain-containing protein — MMTYIWFYQMVRNHGPWDYKQGRSQYANFGNFHYGAVGEAAGIPDGVLLRGAGTAQILAGTSDPVEFAKYHGASAYGDDPVDQLWIRAGIDYARRSGF, encoded by the coding sequence ATGATGACGTACATCTGGTTTTATCAAATGGTGAGAAATCATGGCCCATGGGACTATAAGCAAGGCCGTTCGCAATATGCTAACTTTGGAAATTTTCATTACGGTGCGGTTGGCGAGGCGGCGGGCATTCCTGATGGAGTGCTGCTACGCGGTGCAGGTACTGCGCAGATCCTTGCTGGCACAAGCGATCCGGTAGAATTTGCTAAATATCATGGTGCCAGTGCTTATGGAGATGACCCTGTTGATCAATTATGGATTAGGGCAGGAATAGATTATGCACGACGTTCGGGATTTTAA
- the paaZ gene encoding phenylacetic acid degradation bifunctional protein PaaZ, protein MQQLASFVSGTWQSGRGRERTIHHAISGEALWSVTSEGLDMAAARRYAIERGGEALHEMTFIERAAMLKAVAKHLLSEKETFYALSAQTGATKADSWVDIEGGIGTLFTYASLGSRELPDDTLWPEDELIPLSKEGGFAARHVLTSKSGVAVHINAFNFPCWGMLEKLAPTWLAGMPAIIKPATATAQVTQAMVRSIVDSGLVPDGAISLICGGAGDLLDQLDSQDVVTFTGSASTGQSLRVHPNIVANSIPFTMEADSLNCCVLGEDVTPDQPDFALFVREVVREMTAKAGQKCTAIRRIIVPQSQIDAVSQALIARLEKVVVGDPAQEGVKMGALVNAEQRADVQEKVDRLIAAGCQIRLGGKADLQAPGAFFPPTLLFCPQPDETPAVHSTEAFGPVATLMPYRNARNAMQLARAGGGSLAGTLVTADSAIARQFIAGAARAHGRIQILNEESSKESTGHGSPLPQLVHGGPGRAGGGEELGGLRAVKHYLQRTAIQGSPTMLAAIGKQWVRGAAVQEDRVHPFRKYFEELQPGDSLLTPRRTLTEADIVNFACLSGDHFYAHMDKIGAAESIFGERVVHGYFLISAAAGLFVDAGVGPVIANYGMENLRFIEPVKPGDTIQVRLTCKRKTLKKQRTAEEKPTGVVEWAVEIFNQHQQAVALYSILTLVARQQGDILS, encoded by the coding sequence ATGCAGCAGTTAGCCAGCTTCGTGTCCGGTACCTGGCAGTCTGGCCGGGGCCGCGAACGCACTATTCATCACGCCATCAGTGGCGAAGCCCTGTGGAGCGTGACCAGCGAAGGGCTGGACATGGCGGCCGCCCGTCGCTATGCGATTGAGCGCGGCGGTGAAGCGCTTCACGAGATGACCTTTATCGAACGTGCGGCCATGCTGAAGGCGGTGGCAAAGCACCTGCTTAGCGAGAAAGAGACGTTCTATGCCCTGTCAGCCCAGACGGGCGCGACGAAGGCGGACAGCTGGGTGGATATTGAAGGCGGCATCGGCACCCTCTTCACTTACGCCAGCCTGGGCAGTCGCGAGCTGCCGGATGACACGCTGTGGCCGGAAGATGAGTTAATCCCGCTGTCGAAAGAAGGCGGCTTTGCGGCGCGCCACGTCCTCACCTCCAAATCCGGGGTGGCGGTGCACATCAACGCCTTTAACTTCCCCTGCTGGGGGATGCTGGAAAAGCTGGCGCCGACCTGGCTTGCCGGCATGCCCGCCATTATCAAACCCGCTACCGCGACCGCGCAGGTGACGCAGGCGATGGTGAGATCCATCGTGGACAGCGGACTGGTGCCGGACGGCGCCATCAGCCTGATCTGCGGCGGCGCGGGGGATCTGCTCGACCAGCTCGACAGCCAGGACGTGGTGACCTTTACCGGCTCTGCCAGCACCGGGCAAAGCCTGCGCGTGCACCCGAATATCGTGGCGAATTCGATTCCGTTCACCATGGAGGCCGACTCCCTGAACTGCTGCGTGCTGGGGGAAGACGTCACGCCGGACCAGCCGGACTTTGCGCTGTTCGTCCGGGAAGTGGTTCGCGAGATGACCGCTAAAGCCGGGCAAAAATGTACGGCCATTCGCCGCATTATCGTCCCGCAGAGCCAGATTGACGCGGTGAGCCAGGCGCTGATTGCCCGCCTGGAAAAAGTGGTGGTGGGCGACCCGGCGCAGGAAGGGGTGAAGATGGGGGCGCTGGTCAACGCCGAACAGCGGGCGGACGTGCAGGAGAAAGTGGATCGGCTGATCGCCGCTGGCTGCCAGATCCGTCTGGGTGGCAAAGCGGATCTACAGGCCCCGGGCGCGTTCTTCCCGCCGACCCTGCTGTTCTGCCCGCAGCCGGACGAAACCCCGGCGGTGCACTCAACCGAAGCCTTCGGCCCGGTTGCGACGCTGATGCCGTATCGCAACGCACGCAACGCGATGCAGCTTGCCCGCGCGGGCGGCGGCAGCCTGGCGGGTACGCTGGTCACCGCCGATTCGGCGATTGCCCGCCAGTTTATTGCCGGCGCGGCGCGCGCCCACGGGCGCATTCAGATCCTTAACGAGGAATCATCAAAAGAGTCTACCGGCCACGGCTCCCCGCTGCCTCAGCTGGTGCACGGCGGCCCGGGCCGCGCGGGCGGCGGCGAAGAGCTGGGCGGCCTGCGCGCAGTGAAGCACTACCTGCAGCGCACCGCGATTCAGGGCAGCCCGACGATGCTGGCCGCCATTGGCAAACAGTGGGTGCGTGGCGCAGCGGTGCAGGAAGATCGCGTGCATCCGTTCCGCAAATACTTCGAGGAGTTACAGCCGGGCGATAGCCTCCTGACGCCGCGCCGCACCCTCACGGAAGCGGACATTGTGAACTTTGCCTGCCTGAGCGGGGACCACTTCTACGCCCATATGGACAAGATCGGCGCGGCAGAGTCGATCTTTGGCGAGCGCGTGGTGCACGGCTACTTCCTGATCTCCGCCGCCGCGGGACTGTTTGTTGATGCGGGCGTCGGGCCGGTTATTGCTAACTACGGCATGGAGAACCTGCGCTTTATCGAGCCGGTTAAGCCTGGCGATACCATACAGGTGCGTCTGACCTGCAAGCGTAAAACGCTGAAGAAACAGCGTACCGCCGAGGAAAAACCGACCGGCGTGGTGGAATGGGCGGTTGAGATCTTCAATCAGCACCAGCAGGCCGTGGCGCTCTACTCCATCCTGACGCTGGTGGCGCGCCAGCAGGGTGATATTTTATCTTGA
- the paaA gene encoding 1,2-phenylacetyl-CoA epoxidase subunit PaaA, with protein MTQEQRFEQRIAQETAIEPQDWMPDAYRKTLIRQIGQHAHSEIVGMLPEGNWITRAPTLRRKAILLAKVQDEAGHGLYLYSAAETLGCAREDIYQKMLDGRMKYSSIFNYPTLSWADIGVIGWLVDGAAIVNQVALCRTSYGPYARAMVKICKEESFHQRQGFEACMALAQGSEAQRQMLQDAINRFWWPALMMFGPNDDNSPNSARSLAWKIKRFGNDELRQRFVDNTVPQVEMLGMTVPDPDLRLDEESGHYRFGEIDWHEFDEVINGRGICNHERLAAKRKAWEEGAWVREAALAHAEKQHARKVA; from the coding sequence GTGACGCAAGAACAACGGTTTGAGCAGCGCATAGCGCAGGAGACGGCGATTGAGCCTCAGGACTGGATGCCTGACGCCTACCGTAAGACGTTGATCCGTCAGATTGGTCAGCATGCGCACTCCGAAATTGTCGGCATGCTGCCGGAAGGGAACTGGATTACCCGCGCGCCGACGCTGCGCCGAAAAGCGATCCTGCTGGCGAAAGTGCAGGACGAAGCCGGGCACGGGCTCTACCTCTACAGCGCGGCGGAAACGCTGGGCTGCGCGCGGGAAGACATCTACCAGAAGATGCTCGACGGCAGGATGAAATACTCCTCCATCTTCAACTATCCGACCCTGAGCTGGGCCGATATCGGCGTGATCGGCTGGCTGGTGGACGGCGCCGCTATCGTCAACCAGGTGGCGCTGTGCCGGACCTCCTACGGTCCGTATGCCCGCGCGATGGTGAAAATCTGTAAAGAAGAGAGCTTCCACCAGCGTCAGGGCTTTGAGGCCTGCATGGCGCTGGCGCAGGGCAGCGAGGCCCAGCGCCAGATGCTGCAGGACGCCATCAACCGCTTCTGGTGGCCCGCGCTGATGATGTTCGGGCCGAACGACGACAACTCGCCGAACAGCGCCCGCAGTCTGGCCTGGAAAATCAAACGCTTCGGCAATGACGAACTTCGCCAGCGCTTTGTCGACAACACGGTGCCGCAGGTAGAGATGCTGGGCATGACGGTGCCCGATCCCGACCTGCGTTTGGATGAAGAGAGCGGTCATTATCGCTTCGGCGAGATTGACTGGCACGAGTTTGACGAGGTCATTAACGGGCGCGGCATCTGCAACCACGAACGCCTGGCCGCGAAACGTAAAGCCTGGGAAGAGGGGGCGTGGGTGCGCGAAGCCGCACTGGCGCACGCGGAAAAACAACACGCCCGCAAAGTGGCTTAA
- the paaB gene encoding 1,2-phenylacetyl-CoA epoxidase subunit PaaB: protein MSNVYWPLYEVFVRSKQGLSHRHVGSLHAADDRMALENARDAYTRRSEGCSIWVVKASEIVASQPEESGEFFDPAESKVYRHPTFYTIPDGIEHM from the coding sequence ATGAGCAACGTCTACTGGCCGCTGTACGAAGTGTTCGTACGCAGCAAACAAGGGTTATCCCACCGTCACGTGGGCAGTCTGCATGCCGCCGACGATCGCATGGCGCTGGAAAATGCGCGCGACGCCTACACCCGCCGCAGCGAAGGGTGTTCTATCTGGGTGGTTAAGGCGAGCGAGATTGTCGCCTCCCAGCCGGAAGAGAGCGGTGAGTTCTTCGACCCGGCGGAAAGCAAGGTTTACCGCCACCCGACATTCTACACCATCCCCGACGGCATCGAGCATATGTGA
- the paaC gene encoding 1,2-phenylacetyl-CoA epoxidase subunit PaaC, with product MNSVTAYALRLGDNGLVLSQRLGAWCGHAPELEIDLALANIGLDLLGQARNFLTYAAEREGQGDEDTLAFGRDERQFRNVLLVEQPNGSFADTIARQYLMDAWNVALYERLTQSRDGQLAAIAAKAIKEARYHLRFSRGWLVRLGDGTETSAQKMQQAINNLWRFTAELFEADDVERELIESGVAVDPRLLRQPWESEVYAGLNEACLQVPAEVAYRTGGKQGLHTEHLGPMLAEMQYLQRAYPGQQW from the coding sequence ATGAATTCAGTGACTGCCTATGCCCTGCGTCTGGGCGACAACGGTCTGGTGCTTTCCCAGCGTCTCGGCGCCTGGTGCGGCCACGCGCCGGAGCTGGAAATTGACCTCGCGCTCGCCAATATCGGCCTCGACCTGCTGGGGCAGGCGCGCAATTTCCTGACCTATGCCGCGGAGCGGGAAGGCCAGGGCGATGAAGACACGCTGGCGTTTGGCCGCGACGAGCGCCAGTTCCGCAATGTGCTGTTGGTGGAGCAGCCGAACGGCAGCTTCGCCGACACGATTGCCCGCCAGTACCTGATGGATGCCTGGAACGTGGCGCTGTATGAACGCCTGACCCAAAGCCGCGACGGACAGCTTGCCGCCATTGCCGCCAAAGCGATTAAAGAGGCGCGCTACCACCTGCGCTTCAGCCGCGGCTGGCTGGTGCGTCTGGGCGACGGGACCGAAACGTCCGCGCAAAAAATGCAGCAGGCTATCAACAACTTGTGGCGTTTTACGGCCGAGCTGTTTGAAGCTGATGACGTCGAACGGGAGCTGATTGAGTCCGGCGTGGCGGTTGACCCGCGCCTCCTGCGTCAGCCATGGGAAAGCGAAGTGTATGCCGGTCTGAATGAAGCCTGCCTGCAGGTGCCCGCCGAGGTGGCGTACCGCACCGGGGGCAAGCAGGGGCTGCATACCGAACATCTGGGCCCGATGCTGGCGGAAATGCAGTATCTCCAGCGCGCGTATCCCGGTCAGCAGTGGTAA
- the paaD gene encoding 1,2-phenylacetyl-CoA epoxidase subunit PaaD, with translation MQRLVDIAPAQIPQIWALLSQIPDPEVPVLTITDLGMVRSVKAQGEGWVIGFTPTYSGCPATEHLLGAIRDAMTANGFTPVHIVLQLEPAWTTDWMTADARERLRAYGISPPVGHSCHAHAPLEVSCPRCASTDTSLISEFGSTACKALYRCNTCREPFDYFKCI, from the coding sequence ATGCAACGCCTCGTCGACATCGCGCCCGCGCAAATCCCACAGATCTGGGCGCTGTTAAGCCAGATCCCCGATCCGGAAGTGCCGGTATTAACCATCACCGATTTAGGCATGGTGCGCAGCGTGAAGGCGCAGGGGGAAGGCTGGGTCATTGGCTTCACGCCAACCTACTCGGGCTGTCCGGCAACGGAACACCTGCTGGGGGCGATCCGCGACGCGATGACCGCGAACGGCTTTACCCCGGTACACATTGTGCTCCAGCTTGAACCCGCCTGGACCACCGACTGGATGACCGCCGACGCGCGCGAGCGCCTGCGGGCGTACGGCATCAGTCCGCCCGTAGGGCATAGCTGTCACGCGCACGCGCCTTTGGAGGTGAGCTGTCCGCGCTGCGCCAGCACCGATACCTCGCTTATCAGTGAATTTGGCTCGACGGCCTGCAAAGCGCTCTACCGCTGCAACACCTGCCGCGAGCCCTTCGACTATTTCAAATGTATTTGA
- the paaE gene encoding 1,2-phenylacetyl-CoA epoxidase subunit PaaE yields MTTFHSLTVAKVEPETRDAVTITFAVPQALQEAYRFRPGQHLTLKTKLDGDELRRCYSICRSTAPGEISVAVKAIDGGRFSRYARDEIKAGMALEVMVPQGQFGYQPRAEREGHYLAIAAGSGITPMLAIISATLATEPNSQFTLIYGNRSSQSMMFRQALADLKDKYTQRLQLVSIFSQERLDSDLLFGRIDGEKLQALAKTLINFRQYDEAFICGPSAMMDDAEATLKALGMPDKSIHLERFNTPGTTAKRAVHVQAEGQKVTLRQDGRDREITLTADDESILDAALRQGADLPYACKGGVCATCKCKVLRGKVDMATNYSLEPDELAAGYVLSCQSLPLTADVIVDFDAKGMA; encoded by the coding sequence ATGACAACGTTTCATTCATTAACAGTGGCAAAAGTGGAACCCGAAACCCGCGACGCGGTGACCATTACCTTTGCGGTGCCGCAGGCGCTGCAGGAGGCCTACCGCTTCCGTCCCGGCCAGCACCTGACGTTAAAAACGAAGCTTGACGGGGACGAACTGCGCCGCTGCTACTCCATCTGCCGGAGTACCGCCCCGGGCGAAATCAGCGTGGCGGTCAAAGCCATCGACGGCGGGCGCTTTTCCCGCTATGCGCGGGATGAGATCAAAGCGGGCATGGCCCTGGAGGTGATGGTTCCTCAGGGACAGTTTGGCTACCAGCCGCGGGCTGAACGTGAAGGCCACTATCTGGCTATTGCGGCAGGCTCCGGGATCACTCCGATGCTGGCGATTATCTCCGCGACGCTGGCAACCGAACCCAACAGCCAGTTCACCCTGATCTACGGCAACCGCAGCAGCCAGAGCATGATGTTCCGCCAGGCGCTGGCGGACCTGAAGGACAAGTACACGCAGCGGCTGCAGCTGGTCTCTATCTTCAGCCAGGAGCGGCTGGACAGCGATCTGCTCTTTGGCCGCATCGACGGTGAAAAGCTGCAGGCGCTGGCGAAAACCCTGATTAACTTCCGCCAGTACGACGAGGCGTTTATCTGCGGCCCGTCGGCGATGATGGACGACGCGGAAGCGACGCTGAAGGCGCTGGGGATGCCGGACAAATCCATTCACCTTGAGCGCTTTAACACCCCGGGGACCACCGCTAAACGCGCGGTGCACGTCCAGGCGGAAGGACAGAAAGTGACCTTGCGCCAGGACGGGCGCGATCGTGAAATCACCCTGACGGCGGACGACGAAAGCATCCTGGATGCCGCCCTGCGTCAGGGGGCGGATCTTCCGTATGCCTGCAAGGGCGGCGTGTGCGCCACCTGTAAATGCAAAGTGCTGCGCGGGAAGGTGGATATGGCGACCAACTACAGCCTGGAGCCGGACGAGCTGGCCGCCGGATACGTGCTGAGCTGCCAGTCGCTGCCGTTAACCGCCGACGTGATTGTCGACTTCGACGCGAAGGGGATGGCATGA